DNA from Palaemon carinicauda isolate YSFRI2023 chromosome 26, ASM3689809v2, whole genome shotgun sequence:
TATATGATAAATAAGTCGCTATTCTAAAAGCGGATCAGTAAAAAGCTTTTTAGAACACCTTTTACGTTGAAAGTTCCCGACTTGTTAAGATAAGGTGGAAAATCGTAATTGAAATATTATAGAAATGCAATGATGATCCCCAATTCACTTGGAAGATTTTCCCAATAACTACTTTGCATTTCAGGCAAAACATAgtatgtttttctttaatatctcccatactaattacttgggCAGACTGATACTTTTACACAGCACTCTATAAACCTCCCTACAATTTTTGATACGATAATGCATTTtcatattctgttaattttatACCTATAGAAATGAATTACAAATGCTACATTTATCCGCGGTCACCATACCTTTTTTACCTGTAAAAAAGTCGTACCTGTATTACAAATAATTTTAAGTTGATAACTTCTATATGGGGTTTTCACCATAGTATTTgtattagatttattttatttctattgtaatGTGAAATACAAGTAAAAAAGGAACACCATTCATTTTAATACTTACACAATTTTATTAGTAGGGCGTTTTGTAATATCTCAATTAAGCCAGAGAACAAAATGAACGGGTTGTTAGTAAAAAGTGTGAAGGTGACAAATAAGATGTTTCGGTTTTTATTGTTAAATACTCTTTAAAGATGAGTTTTCACAATAAGTGATGACATATTTTAATGTAATAAAACAACGATAGTGTTTTCAATAATATGTTGTACCATGTGGTATCAAGCAGACTTATTTGTCATGaatattcatttcatatatttattcttaGATAtcatttgtgtgtaaatatatatatatatatatatatatatatatatatatatatatatatatatatatatatatatatatatatgtgtgtgtgtgtgtgtgtgtgtgtgtgtgtatatatatatttatatatatatatatatatatatatatatatatatatatttatgtataaatatatatatatacatatatataaatatatatatatatatatatatatatatatatatatatatatatacccgtaaatGACTATAAATGAGTTGGATtttcaataatagaaaataaagtattttcataaAACTTTAGCTTCAATACTTAGCCAGGGGTAGTTATATTGTAATTAGAGAACAATGAGAGTTATATTTAAATAATTCcgtccaccatatatatatatatatatatatatatatatatatatatatatatatatatatatataatatatatagaacatattgATTGTGAATATCTATATGATGTGACAGttgaattttcttttgaaattgggaatttttttagatattataaatAAGACGAAAAcggctgtacagagagagagaaaaaaaaaaactataggaggcaaggtaaaaaaaaaaaagtgccctcCAAATCTCTTCCGGATGAACTTGCCAAAGGGAACGGAAATGAGATGAACCGGCATCGAAGGGTAAAAGGGCAGTCTGGTGACCAAGGGCGAGTGGCCCTTCCCTGCCCTATATAAGCTCCCTTGGTCGGGATCTCCAGCATCAGTTCATCTGGACACTCATTATCATCATGAAGTTCGTAAGTAGATGCTCGATCCCGGGAGGAAATGTCACAGGTTCCTCCTTTTGGGAGTCGTCGCTCTATTTTGGTTGGAGACTGAACTTATTTTCTAAGTTTTATGCATGGAGTCTCCCAATCTTTTATTGTCTCCCAATCCTTTATTGTCTCCCAATCCTTTATTGTCTCCCAATCCTTTATTGTCTCCCAATCATTTATCTCTCCCAATCATTTATTGTCTCCCAATCCTTTATCTCTCCCAATCATTTATTGTCTCCCAATCCTTTATTGTCTCCCAATCCTTTATTGTGGTGACTAAGATTTTGGAAGAAGTGTGATATATTGTATGAATCCTTTTCTTAATCTTTGATTCTTTATTCAATGCGAGCTTTCAATTACTCAAGGTTACCCAATCTGTTTGGTGCAACGTCTCAAAGTCAATGATATCTTATGTAGAAATTTGCAGAAAATGAGGATATTAAACAATTCCCCTGATAGCTGAAATACATTATCaggtttctttttctcaatattacaataagaaaaaaaattataaatctacTATACTCACAAAGCGAATAATTTTATATCATTCGTAAAAGGAGTGACACAATCCTCTACTCCAAAAATTTCATCAATTCATTTTTTTAGTTgaagatatttattatataaataaaagtttgAGGGAGTTTTTCTTTGATAACTTTTCGTGTATCTACCAAAAGAGACTCAAAACCAGATTTTCACTGAACTCCTTCGAAATCCTATGTTCATATATCGACCTAAGAATGAAAATTGAATGAATAGAAAAGTAATGTTCATCACAACATCGTGTTTTTTTCAGATCCTCATCTCCGCTTTGGCCGCCGTGGCCCTTGCTGCCCCCCAATACAACTATGacgcccccgcccccgcccccgccccTTCCAACTCGTACATTGCCCCAGCAGCCTCCAACCGCGACGACTCCTTCGAACGACCCGACCCCGTGGCCATCCTGAGGGACGACCGCGTCCACGAGGAAGACGGACGATTCAACGTTGAGTTCGAGGCCGAGAACGGCATCAAGTTCGCCCAGGCAGGATCTCCCGATGGAGACGAAGGATCTGTTGTAAAGGCTGGAATGTACTCGTAAGTATTCCACACTCTACACCTCactcatccccccccctctctctctctctctctctctctctctctctctctcttggtgatgTCAGAGGACCCTTTTCAACCAATCCCAGAAGATATATCTTAatgattcataatataaaatataaaattgagaGTATAGTAAATATTAGATGATGAGAAAATGTTTGCCTTGATAATGTAAACAAAACACTATtaattaaaatccccccccccccccccttcacaggTACACCGCTCCCGACGGCACCCTCGTCGAAGTCAAATACGTTGCTGACGAGAACGGCTTCCAGCCCCAGTCCGACCTCCTGCCCGTGGCCCCTGCTTTCCCCCACCCCATCccccagttcgtcctcgaccagatcgccTTCGCTGCCGAGGAGGACGCCCGTCGGGCCCGTGAGGGTGATGATGACTCTGCCGAAGCCTCAGCCCCTGTCAGGTCCTATGCTCCTCCCTCCAGCAGCTATGGAACTCCTCAGTAAATGAACTTCTTCACCCATCATCCGAATGATCATCAACGAACGACAACATGTATTTATTGCATCAAGTCATCAACCGaaa
Protein-coding regions in this window:
- the LOC137620327 gene encoding cuticle protein AM1199-like, whose amino-acid sequence is MNRKVMFITTSCFFQILISALAAVALAAPQYNYDAPAPAPAPSNSYIAPAASNRDDSFERPDPVAILRDDRVHEEDGRFNVEFEAENGIKFAQAGSPDGDEGSVVKAGMYSYTAPDGTLVEVKYVADENGFQPQSDLLPVAPAFPHPIPQFVLDQIAFAAEEDARRAREGDDDSAEASAPVRSYAPPSSSYGTPQ